The proteins below come from a single Mucilaginibacter mali genomic window:
- a CDS encoding SusC/RagA family TonB-linked outer membrane protein: protein MCKNFNFFIYGGRRCLYKAAIILAGMLPAGGILQVQAAGKSVSRTADRLNIDITGKVTDEKGQTLPGATITEKNTKNSVAADAQGNFKLSVNGSSAVLVVSSVGYITREVAVGSQTNITIALKDATTNLNDVIVIGYGAQKRIDVTGAVSHIDEKTLREVPVTNPQQLLQGRVAGVVVTQSSNKPGAEPSVLLRGHRSIKAGNNPLYVIDGIPTNDGLNDINPNDIVSMDVLKDASATAIYGSRGANGVIIITTARGKERADGQPDVHYDSYVGVTKISRYIHNLNGPQYVDFRREAARSLPAPNTYNDADPVASDAKIFSTYELAAIAAGQYTDWQREVTQRGFQQNHDLSVLGASKTTRYNISLGYYQDKGYIKTQDYTRYNLRVNLDQDIGAHVKMGVSMLGSYAERNNAGLNPIPAAVGQIPIGTPYDASGNLASYPTGDPLMYNPLFDYVNNNVIQLEKRTRVLSSFYAQAEVWDGLKLRVNFGPDISNSRTGSFRSQFSSTNTGTTLPTAGTANEYIFSYTLENILSYDKTFGKHKIGFTGLYSVQQRVNETGSAAVKDLPVATTTYNNLGSGTMTGITSTYSRFDILSYMGRVNYNYDSRFLLTLTARADGSSVFAPGNKWGFFPSAALAYNMINEDYIKRMSFISNLKLRASYGRTGNTAVDSYGTLAVLGRTYYDFNDVAALGYYPNSIPNPNLKWETTEAYNVGLDFGIFGDRVTGSIEAYRSNTFDLLLGFALPQSTGFSQVTSNVGNTRNRGIELSLSTRNIVAKQKGGFDWTTDLTGAFNKEEIVSLTSGKVDDIGSSLFIGAPVNVNYDYRKIGIWQLGETQATQYGSSIGQIRVADQNGNGKIDPDDRSILGSPTPKYTFGINNRFSFKGFDLGVFMQGVTGNQIVSTFHTAPGQNTIAFGGRYNVVSSDYWTPQNPTNAYPRPISGTSGNPGVVFGSTLKYFDGAYLRIRNVDLGYSFPSAWMKKIGAKSVRLYFDVTNPYIFSSYVHQNYGTDPEITDSPATVNYLLGLNVRF, encoded by the coding sequence ATGTGTAAAAACTTTAATTTTTTTATTTACGGCGGGCGACGCTGTTTATATAAAGCTGCCATAATTTTAGCCGGTATGCTACCGGCAGGTGGTATACTCCAGGTGCAGGCCGCCGGTAAGTCTGTTAGCAGAACGGCAGACCGACTGAATATCGATATCACCGGTAAAGTGACCGACGAAAAAGGGCAAACCCTGCCAGGCGCCACCATCACTGAAAAGAATACCAAAAACAGCGTAGCTGCTGATGCGCAGGGTAATTTTAAACTGAGCGTAAACGGTAGCAGCGCCGTCCTGGTTGTATCCTCCGTGGGGTACATTACCCGCGAGGTGGCCGTAGGCAGCCAAACTAATATCACCATCGCGCTTAAGGATGCCACCACCAACTTAAACGATGTGATAGTGATTGGTTACGGTGCCCAAAAGCGTATCGACGTAACCGGCGCTGTATCGCACATTGATGAAAAAACTTTGCGCGAAGTACCGGTAACTAACCCACAGCAGCTGTTACAGGGCCGCGTGGCGGGTGTTGTGGTAACACAAAGCTCAAACAAGCCTGGTGCCGAGCCATCGGTGCTTTTAAGGGGGCACCGCTCCATCAAAGCCGGTAATAACCCTTTATATGTGATAGACGGGATCCCGACTAATGATGGACTTAACGATATTAACCCAAACGATATCGTATCGATGGATGTGCTTAAAGACGCTTCGGCGACTGCTATTTACGGCTCACGTGGCGCTAACGGCGTAATTATTATTACAACCGCGCGTGGCAAGGAACGTGCCGACGGTCAGCCCGACGTGCATTATGATAGTTATGTTGGCGTAACAAAGATCAGCCGGTATATCCATAACTTAAACGGTCCGCAATATGTAGATTTCAGGCGTGAGGCAGCCCGTTCGCTGCCGGCGCCAAATACTTATAACGATGCGGATCCCGTTGCTTCTGACGCGAAGATATTTTCGACCTACGAACTGGCTGCGATAGCCGCGGGGCAATACACCGACTGGCAGCGCGAGGTTACCCAGCGTGGCTTCCAGCAAAATCACGATCTGAGTGTTTTAGGCGCCTCAAAAACAACCCGCTACAATATCTCGTTAGGTTATTACCAGGATAAGGGTTACATTAAAACACAGGATTACACCCGATACAACCTGCGTGTAAACCTTGATCAGGATATCGGTGCACACGTAAAAATGGGCGTTTCTATGCTGGGCTCGTACGCCGAGCGGAACAATGCAGGGTTAAACCCCATCCCTGCAGCGGTAGGCCAGATACCTATCGGTACGCCGTACGATGCCAGCGGTAACCTGGCCTCTTATCCTACAGGCGACCCACTGATGTATAACCCTTTGTTTGATTATGTAAATAACAACGTTATCCAGCTTGAGAAAAGGACCAGGGTGCTTAGCAGCTTTTATGCCCAGGCCGAAGTATGGGACGGTTTAAAATTACGCGTGAATTTCGGTCCGGATATCAGCAACAGCCGTACCGGCAGCTTCAGGTCGCAATTTAGCAGCACAAATACCGGCACCACTTTACCAACCGCCGGTACCGCTAACGAATACATTTTTTCGTACACGCTTGAGAATATCTTAAGCTACGACAAAACATTCGGCAAGCATAAAATTGGTTTTACCGGGCTTTACAGCGTGCAGCAGCGGGTAAACGAAACAGGATCGGCAGCGGTTAAAGATCTGCCGGTGGCGACAACCACTTATAATAACCTGGGGTCGGGTACCATGACGGGTATTACCAGCACCTATTCCAGGTTCGATATCCTATCGTACATGGGGCGCGTAAACTATAATTACGATAGCCGCTTCCTGTTGACCCTGACCGCGCGTGCGGATGGTTCATCGGTTTTTGCGCCGGGTAACAAATGGGGCTTCTTTCCGTCGGCGGCATTGGCTTATAACATGATCAATGAGGACTACATCAAAAGAATGAGCTTCATCAGCAACCTGAAGTTAAGGGCCAGCTACGGTCGCACAGGTAATACCGCCGTAGATTCTTATGGCACACTGGCCGTGCTTGGTCGTACCTATTACGACTTTAATGACGTAGCTGCACTGGGCTATTATCCAAACAGTATCCCCAACCCCAACCTGAAATGGGAAACGACCGAAGCATACAACGTTGGTTTAGACTTCGGAATTTTCGGCGATAGGGTTACCGGCTCCATCGAAGCCTATCGCAGCAATACGTTCGATCTGTTATTGGGCTTCGCGTTGCCACAATCAACCGGCTTTAGCCAGGTAACCTCAAACGTGGGTAATACCCGCAACCGGGGTATCGAGCTAAGCTTATCTACCCGCAACATCGTAGCAAAACAAAAAGGCGGCTTTGACTGGACCACCGATTTGACCGGTGCATTTAATAAGGAAGAGATCGTATCGCTCACTTCAGGCAAGGTGGATGATATCGGCTCATCACTGTTTATTGGCGCGCCTGTTAACGTAAATTACGATTACAGGAAGATTGGTATATGGCAATTGGGCGAAACCCAGGCCACGCAATATGGTTCATCCATAGGTCAGATCAGGGTGGCCGATCAGAATGGCAATGGCAAGATCGATCCGGATGACCGCTCTATCCTGGGATCGCCGACACCAAAGTATACGTTTGGTATCAATAACCGCTTCTCCTTTAAAGGGTTCGATTTGGGCGTGTTTATGCAGGGTGTTACCGGCAACCAGATTGTAAGTACATTTCACACTGCCCCCGGGCAAAATACTATTGCCTTTGGCGGGCGTTATAACGTAGTATCCAGCGACTACTGGACACCTCAAAACCCAACCAATGCTTACCCAAGGCCAATAAGCGGCACATCGGGTAACCCGGGTGTGGTATTTGGCAGCACGCTGAAATACTTTGACGGCGCGTACCTGCGTATTCGCAACGTCGATCTGGGTTATTCCTTCCCATCGGCGTGGATGAAAAAGATCGGCGCTAAGTCTGTAAGATTGTATTTTGATGTGACCAACCCGTACATATTTTCATCCTACGTGCACCAAAACTACGGCACCGATCCGGAGATCACCGACTCGCCGGCTACCGTTAATTACTTGTTGGGGTTAAATGTTAGATTTTAA
- a CDS encoding RagB/SusD family nutrient uptake outer membrane protein — protein MKKILFIAFTGIVILSSACKKLLDEDVRTQISNLYLNTPAGIEDGVKGCYATLRMYYGSQSAGWMTVFGTDEYQNGNADATYANYTANLNAANGTTGGIWNALYIGINDCNTMIENIPAVTGMTQTLKNIRMGEVRFLRAHYYFLLVQQFGGLDLRLSSTRSASKVASRAPIADVYKAIIEDLTFAIANLPATTSDYGRVTIAPAKHMLAKVYLTRAGSTAAVATDYDNAAAIAKDVIATGGYKLVSDFSELWAQPSKPNTETMLACQFSNNIVSEPTVAPASGSNISAWNAANFDFCAGYEGKPGITRDLANGRPFGHYRPTAYMVNLYNKTADSRFAKTFKTVWLCNAPNTAATAFTINGNTGIIMARGDTCISILDHDITAAQKAKYKYTVLTPSTYEVGLWPQNKKFEDSLRATVNDSRGIKDFPIYRLGETYLIAAEALTMSGKQAEAATYINALRARSIIQGSTPAITAANTAAMQVTAADMNIDFILDERARELSGEFMRWTDLVRTGKLLERVQKYNPVATLLIKPYHILRPIPQVQIDRTEGTSTSFPQNPGY, from the coding sequence ATGAAGAAAATACTATTTATCGCTTTTACAGGTATAGTTATACTTAGTTCGGCGTGTAAAAAACTGCTTGACGAGGACGTTCGCACGCAGATATCAAATTTATACCTAAATACACCTGCCGGTATAGAAGACGGTGTGAAAGGGTGCTACGCTACCTTAAGAATGTATTACGGCTCGCAAAGCGCCGGCTGGATGACTGTGTTTGGTACCGACGAATATCAAAATGGCAACGCGGATGCCACTTATGCCAATTATACCGCCAATTTAAACGCTGCCAACGGTACTACCGGCGGTATCTGGAACGCTTTGTACATCGGTATTAATGATTGCAATACCATGATAGAGAATATTCCAGCGGTTACGGGCATGACACAAACGCTGAAAAACATCCGCATGGGCGAAGTGAGGTTTTTAAGGGCACACTATTATTTCCTGCTTGTGCAGCAATTCGGCGGTCTTGATCTAAGGCTTTCCTCAACCCGTTCAGCTTCGAAAGTGGCCAGCCGTGCGCCTATCGCCGATGTTTATAAAGCTATTATCGAAGATTTGACCTTTGCCATTGCTAACCTTCCCGCTACCACCAGCGATTACGGGCGGGTAACCATTGCCCCGGCCAAGCATATGCTGGCCAAGGTATACTTAACCCGTGCCGGCAGCACCGCGGCGGTAGCTACCGACTATGACAATGCGGCTGCTATAGCCAAAGATGTTATTGCTACCGGTGGCTATAAGCTGGTTAGCGATTTTTCTGAACTTTGGGCGCAACCCAGCAAGCCCAATACCGAAACGATGCTGGCCTGCCAGTTTAGCAACAATATCGTGTCCGAGCCAACCGTGGCCCCGGCTTCAGGTTCAAATATCAGCGCCTGGAATGCCGCTAATTTTGATTTTTGCGCTGGATATGAAGGCAAACCGGGCATAACCCGCGATTTGGCCAACGGCCGGCCGTTTGGGCATTACCGGCCTACAGCCTACATGGTAAATTTATATAATAAAACTGCTGACAGCCGCTTTGCTAAAACCTTTAAAACAGTTTGGCTGTGCAACGCGCCTAACACCGCGGCTACCGCGTTTACCATTAATGGAAATACCGGCATTATAATGGCCCGTGGCGATACTTGCATATCCATACTCGACCATGATATCACCGCGGCGCAAAAAGCCAAATACAAGTATACTGTACTAACACCAAGCACTTACGAGGTGGGTTTATGGCCACAAAATAAAAAGTTTGAAGATTCGTTAAGAGCCACTGTAAACGATAGCCGTGGTATCAAGGATTTCCCGATCTATCGTTTAGGTGAAACCTACCTGATAGCTGCCGAAGCATTGACCATGAGCGGAAAGCAGGCTGAAGCTGCAACTTATATTAACGCGTTAAGGGCAAGATCTATCATCCAGGGTTCAACACCGGCTATTACCGCTGCCAATACTGCTGCTATGCAGGTAACCGCTGCCGATATGAACATCGATTTTATTTTGGACGAAAGAGCAAGGGAATTATCTGGCGAGTTTATGCGATGGACGGACCTGGTGCGGACGGGTAAACTTTTAGAGCGGGTTCAAAAATATAACCCGGTGGCTACTTTACTAATTAAACCTTATCATATATTGCGCCCTATACCGCAGGTGCAAATAGACCGCACGGAGGGAACGTCGACATCGTTCCCGCAAAACCCGGGCTACTAA
- a CDS encoding glycoside hydrolase family 88/105 protein has translation MIKKILIIGLFAGLINAASAQQKAMLRLDSIRRAMDKVVIWQIGEFAQGHVKSSEIGWENGALYTGIIALKKLNNVPAYDRFLYNIGEKHNWDTGPYRLFADDYCVAQMYTAMYLEHHQPKMIAKWTKLADTIVRRRFNDSLAISAEITHKEWAWCDALYMGPVGLALLTKATGNPQYLNKADSLWWKTSAYLYDKQEHLYYRDNRFFTQREKNGQKIFWSRGNGWVIAGLAHMLELMPRDFKNRKLYQQQFKEIAARIAALQQPDGSWHASLLDPVTFNEKETSGTAFYCYAFAWGINHGLLSKKQYLPLVNKAWAALITSVHPDGKLGYVQNVGSGPIAANYNSTNTYGVGAFLLAGTEVYQLYKK, from the coding sequence ATGATAAAAAAAATTCTGATCATTGGTTTATTTGCCGGGTTAATAAATGCTGCTTCGGCACAGCAAAAAGCAATGTTAAGGCTCGATTCCATACGGCGTGCGATGGATAAGGTAGTCATTTGGCAAATTGGCGAGTTTGCGCAGGGACATGTAAAAAGTTCGGAAATAGGGTGGGAGAACGGCGCGCTTTATACAGGTATCATCGCCCTGAAAAAACTCAATAATGTCCCGGCTTACGATCGGTTCTTATACAACATAGGCGAGAAGCACAACTGGGATACCGGTCCGTACCGCCTGTTTGCTGATGACTACTGTGTTGCCCAAATGTATACTGCCATGTACCTGGAGCATCATCAACCTAAAATGATAGCCAAGTGGACCAAACTAGCCGATACCATTGTGCGTCGCCGGTTTAACGACTCGCTGGCCATATCTGCCGAGATCACTCATAAGGAATGGGCCTGGTGCGATGCCTTGTATATGGGGCCGGTTGGGCTGGCCTTATTAACAAAAGCTACGGGTAACCCGCAATACCTTAACAAAGCCGATTCGCTTTGGTGGAAGACGTCCGCCTATTTGTACGATAAGCAGGAACACTTGTATTATCGAGACAACCGCTTTTTTACCCAGCGCGAAAAGAACGGGCAAAAGATCTTTTGGTCGCGCGGTAATGGCTGGGTGATTGCAGGCTTGGCCCACATGCTTGAACTGATGCCCAGGGACTTTAAGAACCGTAAATTATACCAGCAGCAATTTAAAGAAATAGCCGCCCGGATAGCCGCCCTGCAACAACCCGACGGCAGCTGGCATGCATCGCTGCTTGACCCGGTAACATTTAACGAAAAAGAAACCAGTGGCACTGCGTTTTATTGCTATGCCTTTGCCTGGGGTATTAACCACGGGCTACTATCAAAAAAACAATACCTGCCTTTGGTAAACAAGGCATGGGCCGCGCTGATAACTTCAGTGCACCCGGATGGGAAACTGGGGTATGTGCAAAATGTAGGCAGCGGCCCAATTGCTGCTAATTACAATAGCACCAATACCTACGGCGTGGGCGCGTTTTTACTGGCCGGTACAGAAGTGTATCAATTATATAAAAAATAG
- a CDS encoding glycoside hydrolase family 28 protein: MLILCCNAMAQTYNIKDFGAVGDGKTMNTKSIQSAIDKCAETGGRVVIPAGTFMSGTLHLKSRVHIVINDGGELKGSPYFKNYPDNAVQYQNSFTYSGGKPRANKAFLLAEGVNDISITGKGTINGSGDSREFNLGNDDTPASKLRPCMLLIINSKHITLHDITLTNSAYWLQNYLSCEYLELKGLTIYNQSNYNQDAIDIDARHVLIENCKIDADDDGVCLKSHSKNFVVEDVTVRNCSIASNCNAIKFGTASSGGFKNINITNCTIQKASADHIRHWQKNLQFIGQPVTVISGIAIESVDGGVIDNVHIANIKMRDVQTPIFVVLGNRGNKQAGDKSFYNTASGGINTKGAGSISNITINNIDAVSYSKMSSSVTAFPGVYVEDVKLSNITLNNMGTGTTAEADSLLKENPGAYPENRMYGQVYPSSGFFIRHVKNISLSQVKFKLRNADHRASIIIDDVIKGRLNQVSLPATAGNTAAIKIINSKDISINKPLIIPQGKPLVQLTGTANNQLWVSGFNKYKGWLKL, encoded by the coding sequence ATGCTAATACTTTGCTGTAACGCGATGGCGCAAACCTATAATATAAAAGATTTTGGCGCCGTGGGCGATGGCAAAACCATGAACACCAAATCTATACAATCCGCTATTGATAAATGTGCCGAAACCGGCGGGCGGGTAGTTATTCCGGCGGGTACCTTTATGTCGGGTACGTTGCACTTGAAAAGTAGAGTGCATATCGTAATAAACGATGGGGGCGAACTAAAAGGCAGCCCTTACTTTAAAAATTATCCTGATAATGCCGTGCAGTATCAAAACTCGTTTACGTATTCGGGCGGGAAACCCCGTGCCAACAAAGCTTTTTTACTTGCCGAAGGAGTTAATGATATTTCCATCACAGGCAAAGGCACTATCAACGGCAGCGGCGATAGCCGCGAGTTTAATTTAGGTAACGATGATACCCCTGCCAGTAAACTTAGGCCATGCATGCTGCTGATCATCAATAGTAAGCATATCACCCTGCACGATATTACGCTTACCAACTCGGCTTACTGGCTGCAAAACTATTTAAGCTGCGAATACCTGGAATTGAAGGGCTTAACCATCTACAACCAATCGAACTATAACCAGGATGCCATTGATATTGACGCCAGGCACGTGCTGATAGAAAATTGCAAGATAGATGCCGACGATGACGGTGTATGCCTGAAAAGCCACAGCAAAAATTTTGTGGTAGAAGATGTTACCGTGCGTAACTGCAGCATAGCCAGTAACTGCAACGCCATTAAGTTCGGCACGGCATCAAGCGGCGGGTTTAAGAATATAAATATAACCAACTGCACCATACAAAAGGCCTCGGCCGATCATATCCGTCACTGGCAGAAGAACCTGCAATTTATCGGGCAGCCTGTAACCGTTATCTCCGGAATCGCTATCGAATCGGTTGATGGTGGGGTGATTGATAACGTGCACATTGCTAATATAAAAATGCGTGATGTGCAAACGCCCATATTTGTGGTATTGGGTAACCGCGGTAATAAACAAGCCGGCGATAAAAGCTTTTACAACACCGCAAGCGGCGGGATAAATACAAAAGGCGCAGGTAGCATCAGCAATATCACCATTAACAATATCGATGCGGTGAGCTATAGTAAAATGAGCAGCTCGGTTACGGCATTTCCCGGAGTATATGTAGAAGATGTAAAGCTAAGCAATATCACCCTGAATAACATGGGCACCGGCACAACTGCCGAAGCAGATAGCCTGTTGAAAGAAAACCCCGGAGCCTATCCCGAAAACCGGATGTATGGACAGGTATATCCCTCAAGCGGTTTCTTTATCCGCCATGTAAAAAATATCAGTTTAAGCCAGGTTAAGTTTAAACTTAGAAATGCCGACCACCGGGCATCCATTATTATAGATGACGTTATAAAAGGCAGGTTAAACCAGGTTAGCTTACCGGCAACAGCGGGTAATACAGCGGCAATTAAAATAATAAACAGCAAGGATATCAGCATTAATAAACCGTTAATTATCCCGCAAGGCAAGCCTTTGGTACAATTAACCGGCACGGCAAATAATCAGCTTTGGGTATCAGGCTTTAATAAGTATAAGGGCTGGCTGAAGCTTTAA
- a CDS encoding alpha-L-rhamnosidase-related protein, with protein MLFIFTLVYQAKAQMKDSKITTPVTTWNADWIGCPGVNLKEYGVYHLRKTFELAAKPGTFVVHVSGDQRYRLFVNGTPVCFGPARGDLRNWNYETIDIAPWLKVGKNVLAAQLWHMGGGAPAAQVSAQTGFILQGNGDNEQLVNTGSTWRIIKNEGYFAEPFPASRLASYIVGSCDSVIFKNYPLNWQNPDYDDKNWLTPVSEAKARYYTEKRILKPRAIPMMEETPEPITGIARVQGMDQATIVKAFDSNGTVYIPANTTATILFDRETLTTAYPEITFSQGSDSKVKITYAESLFDSKGLKGNRNEIAGKSIKGYYDVFMPDGGTGRLFRPLWTRTFRYLQFDITTGSQPLVLDRLQSVFTAYPFKENAVFTSNDKSLTDIWTASWRTARLCANETYMDCPYYEQLQYVGDTRIQALISLYVSGDDRLMRNAIEQFHQSQIPDGLTMDAYPAGGGKFIPPFSLFWISMLHDYSRYRDDYPFVDRYLVPMEAILQWFQHRIDPRTGMLGQLPFWNFVDWSFTFKGIPPGGMDGNSAILSLQYVYTLQQAAQLYAQAGQAQKAAQYSKLALQIRQAVYRNCYDAGKKLLADSPEKRSFSQHANIWSILTDCIPGKDQPATMQQIIADRSLIGTSLYYRFYYARALKKAGMGNLYISTLQPWKDMLAQGFSTFPETLEPNVRSDCHAWSASPCYDFLSTICGIDTDAPGFNKVLIAPNPGSLTDISGTMPHPKGQIKVSYKKQPDGGYLAKVELPPNLTGRFVAKGKVIALKAGIQTFTFYK; from the coding sequence GTGCTTTTCATATTCACGTTAGTTTACCAGGCCAAGGCGCAAATGAAGGACAGTAAAATTACCACACCCGTAACCACCTGGAATGCCGACTGGATCGGTTGCCCGGGCGTAAACCTAAAAGAGTATGGCGTATACCACCTGCGTAAAACATTTGAGTTGGCAGCTAAACCGGGCACGTTTGTAGTGCATGTTTCGGGCGATCAGCGATATCGCTTGTTTGTTAACGGCACCCCGGTATGCTTTGGCCCGGCACGTGGCGACTTGCGCAACTGGAATTATGAAACCATTGATATTGCCCCATGGCTAAAAGTGGGTAAAAACGTATTGGCAGCGCAACTATGGCATATGGGTGGCGGCGCTCCCGCGGCGCAGGTATCGGCCCAAACCGGGTTTATTTTACAAGGTAATGGCGATAATGAGCAACTGGTAAATACCGGCAGTACCTGGCGCATCATAAAAAACGAGGGTTACTTTGCCGAGCCTTTCCCTGCATCGCGCCTGGCATCGTACATCGTTGGCAGTTGCGATAGCGTGATATTTAAAAATTACCCGCTTAACTGGCAAAATCCCGATTACGATGATAAAAACTGGCTCACCCCGGTAAGCGAAGCCAAGGCCCGCTATTATACCGAAAAGCGCATCCTTAAACCGCGCGCCATCCCGATGATGGAGGAAACACCTGAACCCATAACCGGCATTGCGCGGGTGCAGGGAATGGATCAGGCTACAATAGTAAAGGCGTTTGACAGCAATGGCACCGTCTATATCCCGGCCAATACAACCGCTACCATTTTATTCGACAGGGAAACACTAACCACGGCCTATCCCGAAATTACATTTAGTCAGGGAAGCGATAGTAAGGTAAAGATAACTTATGCCGAATCGTTATTTGACAGTAAGGGCTTGAAAGGAAACCGTAATGAAATTGCAGGGAAGAGTATAAAGGGTTATTATGATGTTTTTATGCCCGATGGCGGCACAGGCAGGCTATTCCGTCCGTTGTGGACGCGCACATTCCGCTACCTCCAGTTTGATATTACAACCGGCAGCCAGCCGTTGGTGTTGGATAGGTTGCAATCGGTGTTTACGGCTTATCCGTTTAAAGAGAACGCCGTTTTTACATCGAATGATAAATCGCTAACCGATATCTGGACTGCCAGTTGGCGTACCGCTCGCTTGTGTGCCAACGAAACTTATATGGATTGCCCGTATTACGAGCAATTGCAATACGTTGGCGATACCCGCATACAAGCGTTGATCTCTTTATATGTATCGGGCGATGACCGGCTGATGCGCAATGCCATCGAACAATTTCATCAATCGCAGATTCCCGATGGCTTAACCATGGATGCCTACCCGGCAGGCGGTGGGAAGTTTATTCCTCCGTTCTCCTTATTCTGGATCTCGATGTTGCATGATTACTCCCGGTACCGGGACGACTACCCATTTGTGGATAGGTACCTGGTACCCATGGAAGCCATATTGCAATGGTTTCAGCATCGGATAGACCCGCGTACCGGTATGTTGGGCCAACTACCCTTCTGGAACTTTGTTGATTGGTCCTTTACCTTTAAAGGCATCCCGCCGGGCGGCATGGATGGTAATTCAGCCATATTATCGTTGCAGTATGTTTATACCTTGCAACAGGCCGCGCAGTTATATGCACAGGCAGGGCAAGCGCAAAAAGCCGCTCAGTATAGCAAACTGGCTTTGCAAATACGGCAGGCTGTTTACCGTAATTGTTATGATGCCGGCAAAAAGCTTTTAGCTGACTCTCCGGAAAAGAGATCATTCAGCCAGCATGCCAACATCTGGTCGATATTAACGGATTGCATCCCGGGGAAGGATCAGCCGGCAACCATGCAGCAGATCATAGCTGACCGTTCGCTTATCGGAACATCGTTATACTACCGGTTTTATTATGCGCGCGCGCTCAAAAAGGCAGGTATGGGCAATTTATATATCAGCACCCTGCAACCCTGGAAGGATATGCTGGCGCAGGGCTTCAGTACCTTCCCCGAAACTTTGGAACCCAATGTTCGCTCGGATTGCCACGCGTGGAGCGCCAGCCCATGTTACGATTTCCTGTCGACTATTTGTGGTATAGATACAGATGCCCCCGGTTTTAACAAAGTGCTGATAGCCCCCAACCCAGGTAGCTTAACTGATATATCGGGTACAATGCCACATCCCAAAGGTCAAATAAAGGTAAGCTATAAAAAACAGCCCGATGGGGGATATTTGGCAAAGGTTGAACTGCCGCCGAACCTGACTGGTCGTTTCGTTGCAAAAGGTAAGGTAATCGCATTAAAAGCGGGCATACAAACTTTTACATTTTATAAATAG